A single region of the Triticum dicoccoides isolate Atlit2015 ecotype Zavitan chromosome 2B, WEW_v2.0, whole genome shotgun sequence genome encodes:
- the LOC119366791 gene encoding cytochrome P450 709B2-like — protein sequence MELNVVQAMAAVLMVLVTTRALWYLLWRPYAVARWFRRQGIRGPPYNLLVGSLPECQKMIVAGRAKDLDTISHDCITTVQPFFQKWASMYGKTFLYWLGPTPALCSTDMELVKKVLTDRTDMFQKDYSNPSLEAVLGNGVVFANGHDWKRRRKFIHPAFNQEKIKSMSAITLECTQQTMERWRNRQQAEIDMMHDSDEIAMSVIARVMLGKCYKEAWEVFIAGKEQLKLATYAFADPPVPGLWYLPTRRNRRAWYLDKLVKHKISQIIEARLASGVYEDDLLGQMLQLQLQTCSSGSTETLSTEEMVGECRTFFAAGYETSASLITWAMFLLASYPRWQEMVREEVVREYPAHRLPIGDALGKLKLLNMLLLETLRLYGPIAFLQRKTASDTILTHVKVPKGTMITIPLVLLHRDKEIWGPDADEFNPMRFQNGLSRAAKHSHALLAFSFGPRVCAGQNFAMVEVQVVIATIIKSFSFTLSPTYVHKPSNFITLMPKYGLPLIVRNLQLTA from the exons ATGGAGCTTAACGTAGTGCAAGCCATGGCAGCTGTCCTCATGGTGCTAGTAACCACGAGAGCGCTATGGTATCTGCTTTGGAGGCCGTATGCCGTGGCCAGGTGGTTCCGACGGCAGGGCATCAGAGGTCCGCCTTACAATCTCCTGGTTGGGTCCCTGCCGGAGTGCCAGAAGATGATTGTCGCCGGGAGAGCCAAGGATCTGGACACCATCTCCCACGACTGCATCACTACCGTGCAACCCTTCTTCCAGAAATGGGCCTCCATGTATG GGAAAACATTCCTATACTGGCTGGGGCCGACACCAGCACTGTGCTCTACGGACATGGAGCTGGTGAAGAAAGTGTTAACCGACAGGACGGACATGTTCCAAAAAGACTACTCAAATCCTAGCCTGGAAGCGGTTCTGGGGAATGGGGTTGTATTTGCAAACGGACACGACTGGAAGCGGCGGCGCAAATTCATCCACCCGGCTTTCAACCAAGAGAAGATCAAG TCCATGTCAGCAATAACGTTGGAGTGCACACAGCAGACAATGGAACGGTGGCGCAACAGGCAGCAAGCCGAGATAGACATGATGCACGACTCCGACGAGATAGCCATGAGTGTCATTGCGAGAGTGATGTTGGGCAAGTGCTACAAGGAGGCCTGGGAGGTGTTCATCGCCGGAAAGGAGCAGCTGAAGCTAGCTACTTATGCGTTTGCGGATCCTCCGGTACCTGGATTATG GTACCTGCCAACACGTCGCAACCGTCGGGCATGGTATCTTGACAAGCTTGTGAAACATAAGATCTCACAGATCATAGAGGCGCGACTCGCTAGCGGCGTCTACGAAGATGACCTGCTCGGGCAGATGCTGCAGCTGCAGCTGCAAACATGTAGCAGCGGCAGCACCGAGACCCTGAGCACCGAGGAGATGGTTGGCGAGTGCAGGACTTTCTTCGCGGCTGGGTACGAAACCAGTGCCAGCCTCATTACCTGGGCGATGTTCCTGCTCGCCAGCTACCCACGGTGGCAGGAGATGGTCAGGGAGGAGGTCGTCCGGGAATATCCTGCTCACCGGTTACCCATAGGTGACGCCCTCGGCAAGTTGAAGCTG CTTAACATGTTGCTCTTGGAGACACTGAGGCTCTATGGCCCCATAGCTTTCCTCCAGAGGAAGACTGCCTCAGACACTATCCTAACGCACGTGAAGGTGCCGAAAGGAACGATGATAACAATACCATTAGTTTTGTTGCACCGGGACAAGGAGATTTGGGGACCCGACGCCGACGAGTTTAATCCGATGAGGTTCCAGAATGGCTTATCGAGAGCCGCCAAGCATTCACACGCGCTGCTGGCCTTCTCATTCGGGCCGAGGGTTTGTGCCGGGCAAAACTTCGCCATGGTTGAGGTGCAGGTTGTGATAGCGACCATCATCAAGAGTTTCTCCTTCACCCTGTCCCCCACTTACGTGCACAAGCCCAGCAATTTCATCACGCTGATGCCCAAGTACGGGCTCCCTCTCATTGTGAGGAATCTGCAGCTGACTGCATGA
- the LOC119366792 gene encoding bisdemethoxycurcumin synthase-like translates to MTGSSPKVSEIRGAQRAEGCAAMLAIGTANPANQVSQEEYPYYYFRVTKCEHLTDHKDTFKIICGLTGTENRFFYHTDELLNSHPVLLDHTSPSREARHDIVAKAAPGLAASAAKKAIAKWGRPATDITHLIASTNSDAGAPSADVRLVSLLGLRANVCRTMLHLNGCFAGCSALRLAKDLAENNRGARVLVVCVELAISGFCSTGEGNCLDTLITHALFGDGAGAVIVGADPIHPVENPLFEMVSVSQTFVPSTEHVLTLNLGSHGTHGKVYTKLPTLVADTMEPCLSEAFGRLEMDFKWNDLFWAVHPGSRGILDQLDKTLQLDPTKLAASRTVVQKFGNMFSATVIFVLDKLRRRMEEEGERAEWGAMVAFGPGFTIETMVLHATSALKEN, encoded by the exons ATGACAGGCAGCTCACCGAAAGTTAGTGAGATCCGGGGCGCGCAGCGTGCGGAAGGCTgcgcagccatgttggctattggaACAGCAAATCCTGCGAACCAGGTGTCCCAAGAAGAGTACCCTTACTACTATTTCCGTGTCACAAAGTGCGAGCACCTTACTGACCATAAAGACACATTCAAGATAATAT GTGGTCTCACGGGCACGGAGAACCGTTTCTTCTACCACACGGATGAACTGCTCAACTCCCACCCTGTCTTGCTGGACCACACATCGCCGTCCCGCGAAGCTCGGCATGATATCGTCGCCAAGGCTGCTCCAGGGCTTGCGGCATCAGCAGCAAAGAAGGCCATCGCAAAGTGGGGCCGTCCGGCCACTGACATCACCCACCTTATCGCCAGCACCAACTCTGACGCCGGCGCCCCAAGTGCGGATGTACGCTTGGTTTCACTCCTTGGCCTTCGCGCCAACGTGTGCCGTACGATGCTCCATCTTAATGGCTGCTTCGCTGGCTGCTCCGCCTTGCGTCTAGCCAAGGACCTTGCTGAGAACAACCGTGGGGCACGCGTCCTCGTGGTTTGCGTGGAGCTCGCCATTTCTGGCTTCTGCAGCACCGGCGAAGGGAACTGCTTAGACACCCTCATTACTCATGCGTTGTTTGGTGATGGGGCAGGCGCGGTTATCGTCGGCGCCGATCCCATACACCCCGTTGAGAATCCTCTGTTTGAGATGGTGTCCGTCTCTCAGACCTTCGTGCCGAGCACCGAGCATGTGCTCACCCTGAACTTGGGGAGCCACGGCACTCATGGCAAAGTTTACACCAAACTGCCCACACTGGTAGCAGACACCATGGAACcttgtctttcagaagcatttggtCGACTTGAGATGGACTTCAAATGGAATGACCTGTTCTGGGCTGTGCACCCGGGCAGCCGTGGGATCTTGGACCAGCTTGACAAGACCCTCCAGTTGGATCCCACGAAGCTAGCGGCGAGCCGAACTGTCGTACAAAAGTTTGGGAACATGTTTAGTGCCACCGTAATCTTCGTGCTTGACAAGCTGCGCCGgcgaatggaggaggaaggagagcgAGCAGAGTGGGGGGCAATGGTAGCATTTGGACCAGGTTTCACTATCGAGACCATGGTGCTCCACGCAACTAGTGCTCTGAAGGAAAATTAG